Proteins encoded together in one Flavobacteriales bacterium window:
- a CDS encoding zeta toxin family protein, with amino-acid sequence MVSEHRFAGSEFQLLRTRHLDHFAQLIAAYLCDRLVKQGIQFSFETVFSHSSKLALMRRAKEAGFKVYLYFIATNSAEINVDRVRIRVDGGGHHVPREKIVERFGRSLKQLLPAIDLCYHAFVFDNSTSFDGASPEPLLFAEMKQVGTGRSWAWDLRRMPDWFIRDYLIASRSPQYLDIARQALARRGS; translated from the coding sequence TTGGTCAGCGAACACCGGTTCGCGGGTTCGGAATTTCAACTCCTGAGGACCAGGCATTTGGACCATTTTGCCCAGTTGATCGCTGCATACCTCTGTGATCGCTTGGTGAAGCAGGGTATCCAGTTCTCCTTCGAGACCGTGTTCAGCCACTCGAGCAAGTTGGCGCTGATGAGACGGGCGAAGGAGGCCGGCTTCAAGGTGTATCTGTACTTCATCGCTACGAATTCGGCGGAGATCAACGTGGACCGGGTGCGGATCCGGGTTGACGGTGGTGGGCACCACGTGCCTCGGGAGAAGATCGTGGAGCGCTTCGGGAGATCACTGAAGCAATTACTGCCCGCGATCGACCTTTGCTACCATGCGTTCGTGTTCGACAATTCCACATCCTTCGACGGTGCATCCCCTGAACCGCTGTTGTTCGCGGAAATGAAACAGGTCGGGACGGGACGGAGTTGGGCTTGGGATCTTCGTCGTATGCCCGATTGGTTCATCCGCGATTACCTGATCGCCAGCCGATCACCCCAATACCTTGATATCGCCAGACAGGCTTTGGCGCGGCGGGGTTCCTGA
- a CDS encoding IS3 family transposase, translating to MPLDVRRTLVDRELATKPGDQGGLSISKQCAVLEIHRSGLYYTPRPVIDEDLQLMRLMDLLHLEDPAKGTRMLAKDLADHGFAVGRARVRRLMRLMRIKAVYCMPRTTVIDAAKYKHPYLLRDLKIERRNQVWAVDITYLPVKGGFMYMVAVIDVHTRYLLNWSISNTMEAEWVTGMISEAIAMHGKPEIINSDQGCQFTSEAYTALFRKGGVAEGVLISMDGKGRAIDNVFIERFWRTLKHGHLYLAPPMDGIALYQSCARFIERYNNKRKHSSLGYRTPAACYRVAA from the coding sequence ATGCCCTTGGATGTGCGGCGTACGCTGGTGGACCGCGAACTGGCGACCAAGCCTGGGGACCAGGGAGGACTGAGCATCAGCAAGCAATGCGCTGTGCTGGAGATCCACCGGAGCGGGCTCTATTACACCCCACGACCAGTCATTGACGAGGACCTGCAGCTCATGCGTTTGATGGACCTGCTCCACCTGGAAGACCCCGCCAAGGGCACGCGTATGCTGGCCAAGGACCTGGCCGACCATGGCTTTGCCGTGGGGCGCGCCCGCGTGCGGCGGCTCATGCGGCTGATGCGGATCAAGGCCGTGTACTGCATGCCGCGCACCACCGTGATCGATGCGGCCAAGTACAAGCACCCCTACCTGCTGCGCGACTTGAAGATCGAGCGGCGCAACCAGGTGTGGGCCGTGGACATCACTTACCTGCCGGTGAAGGGAGGCTTCATGTACATGGTCGCAGTGATCGACGTGCATACCCGCTACCTGCTCAACTGGAGCATCTCCAACACCATGGAAGCCGAGTGGGTCACGGGCATGATCAGCGAAGCGATCGCCATGCACGGTAAGCCCGAGATCATCAATAGCGACCAAGGCTGCCAGTTCACCAGCGAGGCGTACACGGCCTTGTTCCGCAAGGGAGGCGTGGCTGAAGGCGTCCTTATCAGCATGGACGGAAAGGGGCGCGCGATCGACAACGTCTTCATCGAACGCTTCTGGCGCACGCTCAAGCACGGTCACCTGTACCTGGCTCCGCCCATGGATGGTATCGCACTTTACCAGAGCTGCGCCCGCTTCATCGAACGCTACAACAACAAGCGCAAGCACTCCTCGCTCGGCTACCGCACACCAGCAGCATGCTACCGCGTGGCAGCCTGA
- a CDS encoding transposase, translating into MKKTYRKHSPAFKTKVVLEALKERETLSELAQRHGLHPTQIAAWKKEFLEGAEQVFGDGPVVDAKAYEQEKAQLHQQIGELTVTVNWLKKKLL; encoded by the coding sequence ATGAAGAAGACCTACCGCAAGCATAGCCCCGCCTTCAAGACGAAGGTGGTGCTGGAAGCGCTCAAAGAGCGCGAGACATTGAGCGAACTGGCCCAGCGCCATGGGTTGCATCCCACGCAGATAGCCGCTTGGAAGAAGGAGTTCCTGGAGGGCGCCGAGCAGGTGTTCGGTGATGGCCCAGTGGTGGACGCCAAGGCCTATGAGCAGGAGAAGGCGCAGCTGCACCAGCAGATCGGTGAGTTGACCGTGACGGTGAACTGGCTCAAAAAAAAACTGCTGTGA